From the genome of Hymenobacter gelipurpurascens:
AATAAAAAACGGAAATAACAGAGGCAAAATCGGGAGAACCAATGGCGGCGTAGGCCTTCCGGCCCACGCGCGGTTCCTTGCCAAGCAGGGTTCCACGCTTCATCAACAAGTTTTTTGGTTGAAGCATGCTGCAAAACTACGGCATTGTTCCGGTTCCTTTAACCATGTCAGGCAAAAAAATCCAGTGAGGCCACCCTGGGTATCGCGAACAAACGAGCAAAGGCCCTGCGGTTTAATGCACTAGGCAGAAGCGTTTCGGGCCGGCTAAGTGGCCTAGGCTGTGTAAACTGTAAGTGCAATCAGCTATAACACCTAACAGCCATCCCGAGCGCCGTCGAGGAATCTCGCGTGCTTATTCAAGTACGTCATCCCGAGTTTGCGAAGGATCTTATCACGCACAAACGAGTGGCCTAGCACCCCGTACTATCATGACAAGATCCTTCGCAAGCTCAGGATGACGTGGTTTTATAGTGAGTTAGCACTACAACCTCAGCACGCGAGATTCCTCGACGGCCCTCAGAATGATGTTTTTTAGTCGCTGTTCACACGGCCTAGGCCACCCTTACAAGCAGGGCCTTACCGACAAGTGGACTAGCCTAGATACCGGTGGGCTTGCCGTCGAGGCTGCGGGTGTTGCGGTTGTGTCAACAGGGTGTCGGGGTAGGAACTGCTTGGGCTTGTCACAATAGAAAATCGAAGCCCGATACCACAATGAAGTACTCAGGAAACATCGGTAAAAACCGGACTTCTACTTTCTGACCTTTCTTGTAGCCAGGGCCTCGGGTGCTCTCCCGGCAGGTGAGCGTAAGCAACTGACCCTGGGGTGTTTTGAATCGGACGACTGGAAACTGGTCGAAGAGACGAAGCCCTTCGGTTTCCACGCCTACGATAGTCCCTTCTACTGGAATACCCTGTCTTATTACCGAGAGTCTACCTGGCACTTTAGGCGCTTTAAGGATAGGTTTATCCGTCTTTTGAAAATAAAGGATAACAAGTAGCAGAATGACACACAGGCTACCACAAAATAGCTCAAGCAAGATCTTATTGGTTGTTAATTTGAAAACTACTCCCGCTTCAGCGCTTCCCGAATACCGCTCAGCCCGCCGGCAATATTCTCCAGCTTATCCAGCATTTGCAGGAGCTGGCCGGCGCCGGAGTTGCGCAGGTTGTCGAGGTAGGTTTGCTTGATTTGCCGCCAGCGGGCGGCTTGCTCGGGGGTGAGCCAGCCCAGCAGCTCGCGCAGCTTGAGCAGGTTAGCCTCAGTGGCGCTGGTCAGGGTTTGGGCTTCGCTTTCGTAGTGGGCGGCCAGGAGCTGCTCAATTTCCTGGTCGTTCATCACGGGGCGCACTTTCTCGGCCAGCTTGTTCATGTTGCGGTAGGAGCCCTGCAGCTTAAACGGCGGCTCGGTGCGGTAGGCGTCGGCCTGGGCGGCGCTGGCAATGTAAGCCGCATTCACGCGGGCCACCACGTCGCGCAGGCGCAGCAGCTTTTGCAGCACCGCCACGTACTCGTTCAGCTCCTCGGGCGTGTGGTTGCCCTCGAAGCTGAGGCCGTCCTGCTGCCCGGTCTCGGCGAGGCGGATAAGGGCGGGCACGTCCTGGGGGCTTTGGGTGGCGAGGCGGGCCAGGGCGCTGTTGCTGGTGAGGGCGTTTTCGAGGTAGGAGAGGCGGAAGGCGTCTTCGGAACCGGCCGTGAGGATGTCGCCGAGGTTGTAGATGTCGGCGCGGTTGGCCAGCATGTCGGGCAGCTGGAATACGTCGCCGCTTTCGGTGTAAGGGTTGCCGGCCATTACCACGCACACCTTGCGGCCCCGGAAGTCGTAGGTGCGGGGGCGGCCCTGGTAAACGCCCTCAATCTTGCGCTGGGCGTCGCAGAGCGAGATGAACTTCTGCAGAAACTCGGGGTTGCAGTGCTGAATATCATCCACGTAAATCATCACGTTGTCGCCCATCTCGAAGGCCAGGTTCAGCTTCTCCAGCTCCTGCCGCGCCCCGGCGTTGGGGGCCTGGGCGGGGTCGACGCTGGTCACGGCGTGCCCGATGGCCGGCCCGTTGATTTTCATGAAGATGAGGCCTAGCCGGTTGGCCACGTACTCCATGAGCGTGGTTTTGCCGTAGCCGGGCGGCGAGATAAGCAGCAGCAAGCCCATGAGGTCGGTGCGCTTGCCCTCACCCGCCGTCCCGATTTGCTTGGCTAGGTTGGCCCCGATGATGGGCAGGTAAACTTGGTCGATGAGGCGGTTGCGCACGAACGACGTGAGCACGCGGGGCCGGAAATCTTCCAGGCGCATGTCCTCGGCGGCCCGGGCCAGCAGCAGCTTCTTCACCTCCTGAAACGCCTCGTACTGTGCCACCGTGGCGCGGTCGTAGTGCAGCAGACGGCGGCGGAAATCGGGGAAGTCAAGCTGGTAGGTGCGGTCGTCGGCGAGGCGGGCGTGAGTGCCCTGGAAGTCGGCCAGCGTTTCGCGCAAGGGTGTGTGTACCACCCGCGCCGAATCGTAAGTGCCTGTCAGCAACAGTACGGCGCACTCGTTGCAGAAATCGGAGAGGGTAGCAGCGGCTGGCGCCTGGCGCAGGTAGGCCTGTAGCCACTGCCGAATGAGGGGCAGTTGGGCCGCGGGCTGGTCCTGTAGGCCAGTCACCGACTGCTGAAACAGCTCCGTGGCCTGGCGCTCCTGCAGCTGCTTCTGGAACTGCTGGTACAGCTCGGCGGCTTCGGCGGCAATGATGAAGGTACCGGTGTGGGTCAGCTCATGGAAAAGGTAGTCGCCGGCTTCCGCTACCTGGGCGGGGGTGAAGAGGCCGGTTTGCTCCGCGAAGTGGTCCACTGCCGTTTGCAACTCAGTTTTCAGCTCATCGAACTCCTGCGAATCGGGGAAGACCTGGAGCAGCACCCCGATGCCTTGTAGCTGCCGCTCCCAGTGGGCGCGCTGGTCGGGGTTGGCGAAGCGCAGCCAGTAGAGGGCCGCGGCGGCGCGGGTGTCTGCCGGGTAGCGGAGCAGGTCGGCTGTGCGGGTAAGGCGCACCAGGGCCGTGAGCAGCAGGGCCGCATCGTGGTCGTGCACGCCTTTGAGGTAGCCTTCTTGGTAGCGTGCGGCCATAAACTGCTGCACGTAGGCCAGTAGCTCGGCGGGGCTGAGGTGGCCTAGCTCGGTAACCGACAGCACCGCGGCGCGGCCCGCTTCTGGGTTGGCTGGCGCGGGATGCTGGGCGGCTTGCAGAATGCGCCAAGCCAGGAATTCGGCCCGATACACGTCCTGGTTTTCTGACACCACGGTTTGCTCCCAGACTGGCCTAGAAGCCAGCATGGCGGGGTCGGTTATCTTCTGGAAGAAGTTGGTGCCAGTGAGGTGGTAATGCAGGTCGCCGTCGCGCAGCACCACGGTCAGCTCCAGTGGCTGGGTGTTCACCGTGAAAGCGTGCGGGCCGAACTTGAGCGTTTGGCCGCCGTCGGCGAAGAGGTCGGCCCGGTCGCGGAGCTGGCGCACGGCGTCTTCGCGCAGGGTTTTCAGCCGGCTCTGCACGTCATCCGACTTCACCGAGTCGCCGAGGTTAATCAGCTCCTGGGCGGTTTGGCGCACCTTCTCCACCATCACGTCGGCGGCGAAGTACCCGTTGATATCCGCCACAGATTCCAAGCGGGTGAGGCGGCTTTGCACCGCTTTCAGCAGCCGCTCGGCGCTTTGCAGCAACGCCGTGGCGCGCTGGTTTCGGGCAGATACCAAGGCCGTTTTCTTCGACTCGAAGGCTTCTACTACCTGCTCGCGGCGGGTGGTGAGCTGCTCGATAAACTGGTCGAAATCGGGAAACTTGCCTTCCAGCTCTTCGAGCTGCACCATGAGCTTGGTTAGGTATTCGTCGCACTTGGCGGGGGTGTCGGCCAGGTCGAGGTAGTTGGTGAGGGCTTGCTCCAGCAGCTTGAGCTGGGCGGTAAACTCGGCCTGGGCCTCGGTGCCAGCCAGCGCCTGCCGCCGCCGTTTCAGCGCCGCCCGAATCTGGTTGAAGCGGGCGTACACCGTCGAGATGTTGTCGATGATGGCCGTGGTCTGAGTGGGGTCGGGGATGGGCAGGTTGCTGACTACCTCAATCAGCAGCTCCAGCTCCTGGGCCACAGCGGCCGTTTCCTGCTCGCGCTGATCGGCCTCTATGGTTTTCTGCACCTGCTCCACGCAGTCGGCAATGGCCTGCACGCGTTGGGAATAGGGGGCCAGGGCATCGGGCCGGAGCAGGAAATCCACGGTTTGCAGGGCCACTTCCTTGCTCAGCTCCTCTAGGCCAGTGGCATGCTGTTCCACGGCGGGCAGCTCCACGTAGCGCAGTTCCTTCAAGGAAATTACCTCGCCCCGCACCCCACGCAGCTCGCCCAGCAGCTGCACAAACTCCGTGACGGTATCGGGCGCCGAGCGGCGGATACGGCCGGTCAGCTCGTCGGCTTTCTGAAACACCGCCGCCGTTTGCTGAGCGGTATTTTTGCGAATGGTCTGCACCTTCTCGAACTCCTCCACGGCCGCCGTAGCGGTCTGCCGGATTTCGCCCAGGGGCTCGGCCAGGGCCTGAGCCGCGGGCTCGCGCAGCCAGTGGTAGGCGTCAGTCAGGCTGGTCGTTTGGCGGATCAGGTCGAGGTAGAGGCCGGCGTAGGAATCGTCCTTGCCGGTCAGCGTCAGGACTTCCTGCACCTCGCTCATGGCCCGCACGATTTCCTTGTTGCCTAGCTTGTAGAGGTAGGAATCGGAGGTGACGGGCAGCTGGAAATCCGGGGCGGTGTAGGGCGTCTGCCAGATCTGCACGGCGTGGTGCTTCTTGGGCTCATCGTCGGCGCGGAAGTAGCATAGTTCCCCGTTTTCGAACAGGGCGTAGCCGTGGCACACAATGGGGTTGTCCACGCGCTGGGCAACGCGGTTGTAGCTCAGCAGCAGGTAAGTGCCGTGGTCCTTGTTGAAGAACACGTACAGGAAATTCTCCCCGTTGGGCGACACGACGCGCTTCTCAAACAGCATCTCGCGCAGGCCGTTGTCGAAGAGCTTGTTGTCGCCGGTTTGCAGGTAAAAGCCGTGCGGGAAAATCAGGCCCTGCCCATCGGGCAGCAGCACGCAGGCATCGGCCAGGGCATCAAGGCGCTGGGCAGTTTTTAGCTTGTGGTTGAAGATAAAATAGCGGTACTCCTGCTCCTGGTAGGGCCGGATCTTCAGCAGAATCAGGTTGCCGACCACCGCATAATAGATTTCCGAGTCGTCCAGGGTCTGGTCCTTGTCGTCGACTGGCTCGCTCAGAATACCCTGCCCGGTGCTGGTGTTGTCCTCGACTTTGATGGTCAAGTCGCCACCAATCGTCTCCACGAACACCTTATCCTCGATGCTGATGTGCGGATGCTTGCCGCCGCGCTGCATGTCGCGGGTGGCGCGCTTCCACTGGAACTCGTGCTGGGGCGGGAAGGTGTACTCGTGGTCGGAGCGGTTATCGATGTAGCTCAGCGTGTCGCCCTGCATCAGCCACTTGAACGTCTTCACATCGGAAGCACTCTTGCCCACCCGAAACACCATGAACATGTGCACGCCAATGACGGCGAACTTCACGAACTGGGTGTTCTTGTAGTAGCGGTACAGGTTGCGGAACTCCTCCAGAAACTGCGGGTGCTGCAACAGTTCCAGTTCCAGCGGCCGGAAATCGTGCTCGGCATACTCGTACACCCCAAACACGTCGGCCAAGTCCGGCTCCGCCTTCAGCCCGAGCACCACATTATACCCAAAGATGAACCGCCTCCCCACCGGCACCATGTCCCAGGGCACGCAGTTGTTTTCGGTGGTAATGCGGCCCGTACCAATCAGACGCGTATCCACGGCTCCGAACACCTGCTTGCGCTCAGTGTTCAGCTTATCCAGCCGCTGGCGCAAGTCGGTGCTGCTCTTGAGCAGGCGGTTGCGCAGGATTTCGTAGGTGCCAGTTTCGAGTTGGGTAGCTTGAGCTTCCATAGGAGGGCAAGGCACAAACCCTTGCCAGGAGAAAAGAACTGCTGATTACTTGGTTGAGGGCCGCAACTTGGCCCTCAGGATAGCACTAGATGGATCGGCTCTAGAATAGATGACGGTGGTAGTGTCGCCTTTTTTGTGGGTGTGCAAAAAGACGGCGGGTACCCTCGTTCTGAGGGAATATTGCTTGCCGGCCACGGTATACTGCACCGATATGCGTTTGCCCTTAAATCTTCTTACCCGGGTAATGATGCCCGTAGCATACCCTGGGTTTTTCAGGATCAACTCCCGCTCCTCAGCAGTTTTCGTTATGACGAAGTAGATGATACCAGCTGCGACTGCAAAACAGAAAACCAGCCCAAGGACGATGCCGATTACTTGCCGGGTGGTAGTCGGGGAAGGGGTAGAATCGGAGGCTTGCATGGGCATGTAGCCAGAGCTAAAAACTAGCTCCACTCCTCATCTGAGGAGTGGCTAGTGGTGGTTGACTAATCGTTGAACAGGTTTTAGAATCTAGCTCTAATAGTTGTTCTGGTGTTTCAACCACCCCCAACCCCTCCTCATCTGAGGAGGGGAGCTAGTTTCTAACTCTAGCTAGGGTAATCAACCTTACTTCAGCTCCAGCACCCGGGCGGGTTTATCTCCAATACCCAGGGCCGTGGCCGTGCTGGCCAGCTCCGTAATGGTGTTGCGGGTCGTGTCGTCGCCGGCTTTGTGCATCATCTTCAGCAGCAGGGCCGATACGCTCAGGTTCTTCATTTCTTCGGCCGAGAAGCCGAACTGGTCCACGAAGCGGCGCAGGTTGGTTTTAAAGTCACCACCGCCGTCTAGAGAGAAGAAGGCGTCTTTCACGGTGCCCAGCACTTCGGAGTTGTGCACGGTGCGGTCAACCATTTTGCCTTTCGTGATGGAGCCGATAATCTGGTCGAAGAACATGGTTTCGCCACCCACGATATCAATTTTGGCGGCTTTGAGGGCCTCGCCGATAACGTCAGCTTGCGAGGCAGCAATGTCCTTCTGGATGCTGATCTGGGCCAGCTCCACTGACTTCTCTTTGTCGAGGCGCAGCTTGAACTCCTCGTGGTCTTTGCCCACACCGTCGAGCTTTTTCATGGCGTCGGCCTTGGCTTCGATACCCTTGGCTTCTACGGCGAACTTTTGCTCCGATACGGCAGCTTCGGCGAGGCCTTTCTTCTGGTCGGCGTCGGCGCGGGCCTCAATGATAGAGGCGTCGGCGAGGCCTTTTTCACGGTTGATTTTGGCAGCAACCAGGCCTAGCTTCTCGTCGGCTTCGGCCTGGGCTCCAGCTTTCGACTGGATGGCCTGGGCTTCGGCAGCAGCGGTGAGCTGGAGCACATTGGCTTCGGTTTCGCCTTCCTTCTGGCGGGCAGTGGCTTTGGCCTGCATCACCTGCGCTTCGGCTAGGCCTACGGCGGTGGCTTTGCTGGCTTCGGCTTCGGCTAGAATACGAATAGCCTGACCTTTGAACTCGGCGCTGGCTTTTTCGGCTTCGGCATCAATGAGGGCTTGCTTGGCGCGGAATTCGGCCGCCTGCTTTTCCGTATTGGCGGTGCCTACCGCCGCAATGGTGGTTGTTTCGTTTTGTTGCTGAGCGGCCGTCACGGCTACCAGCTTTTCACGGTCGGCGAGGGCCTGGGCGCGGGTGTCCTTGATCTTCTCCTCTTCTACCACCGTGGCTTTTTCCACAGTGATTCTTTCGCGGATGATGGTCTGGATGTTCTTTTTCTCTTCTTCCAAAGCCTTCTCCTTTTCAATCTGGGCCAGGGCTACAATCCGCTCACGCTCATTGACTTCCAGGGCTTTGGCCTGAGCCACACGTTCCGTTTCCACGGCATCGGTGCGCTGCTTGTTGCGCTCCGCTACCAGCACCTGCCGGTCGCGGTTCTGCTCGGCAATGCCGACT
Proteins encoded in this window:
- a CDS encoding DUF3592 domain-containing protein; translation: MPMQASDSTPSPTTTRQVIGIVLGLVFCFAVAAGIIYFVITKTAEERELILKNPGYATGIITRVRRFKGKRISVQYTVAGKQYSLRTRVPAVFLHTHKKGDTTTVIYSRADPSSAILRAKLRPSTK
- a CDS encoding flotillin family protein encodes the protein MLEQLSLAVIIIVAVLLLGFLAIVARMYQKAVQGEALVRTGMGDTQVSFSGIFVVPILHKLEVMDIKLKTIVISRAGSEGLVCKDNMRADVKVNFFVRVNKTSQDVVNVAQSIGAHRASDPAALESLFDAKFSEALKTVGKHFDFIELYNSREQFKQQILTIIGTDLNGYVLDDCAIDYLEQTPLTALNQDNILDAEGIKKIIALTSEQKIQANSIQREQQKTIKKQDVEAQETILQLEKQLIENQEKQKREVANIRAREVAEAAKVQQEETLKSEKARIATEEEVGIAEQNRDRQVLVAERNKQRTDAVETERVAQAKALEVNERERIVALAQIEKEKALEEEKKNIQTIIRERITVEKATVVEEEKIKDTRAQALADREKLVAVTAAQQQNETTTIAAVGTANTEKQAAEFRAKQALIDAEAEKASAEFKGQAIRILAEAEASKATAVGLAEAQVMQAKATARQKEGETEANVLQLTAAAEAQAIQSKAGAQAEADEKLGLVAAKINREKGLADASIIEARADADQKKGLAEAAVSEQKFAVEAKGIEAKADAMKKLDGVGKDHEEFKLRLDKEKSVELAQISIQKDIAASQADVIGEALKAAKIDIVGGETMFFDQIIGSITKGKMVDRTVHNSEVLGTVKDAFFSLDGGGDFKTNLRRFVDQFGFSAEEMKNLSVSALLLKMMHKAGDDTTRNTITELASTATALGIGDKPARVLELK
- a CDS encoding DUF3592 domain-containing protein codes for the protein METEGLRLFDQFPVVRFKTPQGQLLTLTCRESTRGPGYKKGQKVEVRFLPMFPEYFIVVSGFDFLL
- a CDS encoding DNA repair ATPase; this translates as MEAQATQLETGTYEILRNRLLKSSTDLRQRLDKLNTERKQVFGAVDTRLIGTGRITTENNCVPWDMVPVGRRFIFGYNVVLGLKAEPDLADVFGVYEYAEHDFRPLELELLQHPQFLEEFRNLYRYYKNTQFVKFAVIGVHMFMVFRVGKSASDVKTFKWLMQGDTLSYIDNRSDHEYTFPPQHEFQWKRATRDMQRGGKHPHISIEDKVFVETIGGDLTIKVEDNTSTGQGILSEPVDDKDQTLDDSEIYYAVVGNLILLKIRPYQEQEYRYFIFNHKLKTAQRLDALADACVLLPDGQGLIFPHGFYLQTGDNKLFDNGLREMLFEKRVVSPNGENFLYVFFNKDHGTYLLLSYNRVAQRVDNPIVCHGYALFENGELCYFRADDEPKKHHAVQIWQTPYTAPDFQLPVTSDSYLYKLGNKEIVRAMSEVQEVLTLTGKDDSYAGLYLDLIRQTTSLTDAYHWLREPAAQALAEPLGEIRQTATAAVEEFEKVQTIRKNTAQQTAAVFQKADELTGRIRRSAPDTVTEFVQLLGELRGVRGEVISLKELRYVELPAVEQHATGLEELSKEVALQTVDFLLRPDALAPYSQRVQAIADCVEQVQKTIEADQREQETAAVAQELELLIEVVSNLPIPDPTQTTAIIDNISTVYARFNQIRAALKRRRQALAGTEAQAEFTAQLKLLEQALTNYLDLADTPAKCDEYLTKLMVQLEELEGKFPDFDQFIEQLTTRREQVVEAFESKKTALVSARNQRATALLQSAERLLKAVQSRLTRLESVADINGYFAADVMVEKVRQTAQELINLGDSVKSDDVQSRLKTLREDAVRQLRDRADLFADGGQTLKFGPHAFTVNTQPLELTVVLRDGDLHYHLTGTNFFQKITDPAMLASRPVWEQTVVSENQDVYRAEFLAWRILQAAQHPAPANPEAGRAAVLSVTELGHLSPAELLAYVQQFMAARYQEGYLKGVHDHDAALLLTALVRLTRTADLLRYPADTRAAAALYWLRFANPDQRAHWERQLQGIGVLLQVFPDSQEFDELKTELQTAVDHFAEQTGLFTPAQVAEAGDYLFHELTHTGTFIIAAEAAELYQQFQKQLQERQATELFQQSVTGLQDQPAAQLPLIRQWLQAYLRQAPAAATLSDFCNECAVLLLTGTYDSARVVHTPLRETLADFQGTHARLADDRTYQLDFPDFRRRLLHYDRATVAQYEAFQEVKKLLLARAAEDMRLEDFRPRVLTSFVRNRLIDQVYLPIIGANLAKQIGTAGEGKRTDLMGLLLLISPPGYGKTTLMEYVANRLGLIFMKINGPAIGHAVTSVDPAQAPNAGARQELEKLNLAFEMGDNVMIYVDDIQHCNPEFLQKFISLCDAQRKIEGVYQGRPRTYDFRGRKVCVVMAGNPYTESGDVFQLPDMLANRADIYNLGDILTAGSEDAFRLSYLENALTSNSALARLATQSPQDVPALIRLAETGQQDGLSFEGNHTPEELNEYVAVLQKLLRLRDVVARVNAAYIASAAQADAYRTEPPFKLQGSYRNMNKLAEKVRPVMNDQEIEQLLAAHYESEAQTLTSATEANLLKLRELLGWLTPEQAARWRQIKQTYLDNLRNSGAGQLLQMLDKLENIAGGLSGIREALKRE